From Cotesia glomerata isolate CgM1 linkage group LG2, MPM_Cglom_v2.3, whole genome shotgun sequence, a single genomic window includes:
- the LOC123259269 gene encoding uncharacterized protein LOC123259269 — MAGDSTTNNEIGEGVEQGASVRGERHSRVGGILECDPPGNRNSLSMSDQANENTDDQDDDDDDGVCRYGVNPANSGMSFIEICQIRLQNFFPHLAPPSSRYGICDDNVELTAEILAHDVIRYLLKEDMYLISRDSISRSMRHNVYQMLNKHSILFTSMVNRLNVVPDTAYEAFTGVADELFLHGEITWAKIVCLYAFMGRLALWARDGRMHALKQKLPLYVSRYIGEAIAHFIKGYGGWEQLCIEYPVAEEVSGAVWRSLLMTGATLSLVATILTVTA; from the exons ATGGCCGGTGACAGTACGACGAACAATGAAATTGGAGAGGGGGTCGAGCAGGGTGCGTCGGTAAGGGGGGAACGGCATTCCAGAGTGGGCGGCATTCTGGAATGCGATCCCCCCGGTAACAGGAATTCTCTGAGTATGAGCGACCAAGCCAACGAGAACACCGACGACCaagacgacgacgacgacgacggtGTTTGCCGCTATGGTGTCAATCCAGCAAACTCGGGGATgtcttttattgaaatttgccag ATACGACTGCAAAACTTTTTCCCACATCTTGCACCACCTTCGTCGCGATACGGAATCTGCGACGACAATGTCGAACTGACCGCAGAAATATTGGCACATGATGTCATACGATATCTTCTCAAAGAAGACATGTACCTAATATCCAGGGACTCAATATCTCGCAGCATGCGTCATAATGTTTATCAGATGTTGAACAAACACAGTATCCTGTTTACCAGTATGGTGAATCGGCTTAATGTCGTACCTGATACAGCGTACGAGGCTTTCACAGGAGTTGCCGATGAGTTGTTTTTGCACGGCGAAATAACTTGGGCTAAAATAGTCTGCTTGTATGCTTTTATGGGAAGACTGGCTCTCTGGGCTAGAGATGGTAGGATGCATGCTTTGAAACAGAAATTACCACTCTATGTCTCGAGGTATATTGGTGAAGCCATCGCACACTTTATCAAAGGTTATGGTGGATGG gaacAATTGTGCATAGAATATCCAGTCGCTGAAGAAGTTAGTGGTGCAGTGTGGAGAAGTCTACTTATGACTGGTGCAACGCTTAGTCTGGTTGCTACTATTTTAACTGTCACTGCTTGA
- the LOC123259274 gene encoding E3 ubiquitin-protein ligase ariadne-1: MDSEEETLYDEVDSGNESSGDDVDFAMEIEANNPRERSNDADEYPFEVLTTEEIVQHMVDSIKEVNTVVEIPATTTRILLNHFKWDKEKLMERFYDGDQEKLFSEARVVNPFRKGSIISRSRSQNSSRRTSTNGTEECGICFVTLPCSMMTGLECGHRFCTACWGEYLTTKIMEEGVGQTIACAAHACDILVDDASVMRLIRDSKVKLKYQHLITNSFVECNRLLRWCPSPDCNSAIKVQYVESKPVTCKCLHTFCFYCGENWHDPVKCHLLRKWIKKCDDDSETSNWIAANTKECPKCNVTIEKDGGCNHMICKNQNCKTEFCWVCLGPWEPHGSSWYNCNRYDEEEAKAARDTQQKSRSALQRYLFYCNRYMNHLQSLKFESKLYASVKEKMEEMQQHNMSWIEVQFLKKAVDILCLCRQTLTYTYVFAYYLRKNNQSVIFEENQKDLEGATELLSEYLERNITSENLADIKQKVQDKYRYCDSRRKVLLEHVHEGYEKEWWDYME, translated from the exons ATGGATTCCGAGGAAGAGACTTTGTATGATGAAGTTGATTCGGGAAATGAATCCAGTGGTGATGATGTTGACTTTGCCATGGAAATCGAGGCTAATAATCCTCGTGAGCGTAGTAATGATGCTGATGAGTATCCATTTGAAGTTTTGACTACTGAAGAAATCGTTCAGCACATGGTTGATTCTATTAAAGAAGTTAATACTGTTGTTGAg attcCAGCAACTACTACAAGGATTCTcttaaatcatttcaaatgggacaaagaaaaattaatggaGCGATTTTACGATGGagatcaagaaaaattattttcagaagCGCGGGTCGTTAATCCGTTTCGTAAAGGCTCAATAATTAGTCGTTCACGATCACAAAATTcg TCAAGAAGAACATCTACAAATGGCACTGAAGAATGTGGCATTTGTTTCGTTACTCTTCCATGCTCG ATGATGACCGGATTAGAATGCGGACATCGTTTCTGCACAGCGTGTTGGGGTGAATATTTAACAACTAAAATAATGGAAGAGGGTGTCGGTCAAACGATTGCTTGCGCAGCCCACGCCTGCGATATTCTTGTAGACGATGCCAGTGTTATGCGTTTAATAAGAGATTCAAAAGTTAAACTTAAGTATCAACATCTTATCACAAATAGCTTTGTTGAg tgtAACAGATTACTAAGGTGGTGCCCATCACCGGATTGTAATAGCGCTATAAAAGTGCAATACGTCGAATCTAAACCAGTAACATGTAAATGCTTACACACATTTTGTTTTTACTGCGGTGAAAATTGGCACGATCCAGTTAAATGTCATTTATTGCGCAAGTGGATTAAAAAGTGTGACGACGACTCAGAAACATCTAATTGGATTGCCGCTAACACTAAGGAATGCCCTAAGTGTAATGTAACCATCGAAAAAGACGGAGGCTGTAATCACATGATTtgcaaaaatcaaaattgcaAAACAGAATTCTGCTGGGTATGCTTAGGCCCGTGGGAACCACACGGTTCTAGTTGGTACAATTGTAACCGTTATGATGAAGAGGAGGCTAAAGCTGCGCGTGATACACAACAAAAGTCACGCTCTGCATTACAGAGATATTTGTTTTACTGCAATCGTTACATGAATCATCTTCAGTCGCTTAAGTTTGAAAGCAAACTCTATGCAAGtgttaaagaaaaaatggaGGAAATGCAGCAACATAACATGTCTTGGATTGAA GTTCAATTTCTGAAAAAAGCTGTTGATATTTTGTGCTTGTGCAGACAAACACTAACATACACTTACGTATTTGCATACTACTTACGTAAAAACAATCAATCTGtgatttttgaagaaaatcaaAAAGATTTAGAGGGAGCTACCGAATTATTGTCAGAATATTTGGAAAGAAATATAACGAGTGAGAATCTTGCCGatattaaacaaaaagttCAAGACAAATATCG gtaCTGTGACAGCCGAAGGAAAGTATTGTTAGAACACGTTCACGAAGGCTATGAAAAAGAATGGTGGGATTATATGGAGTAA
- the LOC123259276 gene encoding serine/threonine-protein kinase ULK3, producing the protein MALPKLDDYTIIEKIGTGSYATVYKAVKKDNRCVVALKCVDSSTLSKSAIDNLITEINLLKVLKHEHIVEMKDFFWGEGRIYIVMEYCDAGDLSTFIKRKNNLPEKVCRKFLQQLALALKYLRSNNVCHMDLKPQNLLLIRKPTLRLKVGDFGFAQYLSTDEHKFAIRGSPLYMAPEILLRREYDVRVDLWSVGVIMYECLFGKAPYSSNTFEELAEKIKSCRSIEIPKGSYVSNECNDLLQSLLKHDPEERISFDNFFGHEFLDLEHAPTQENYEKAVALIQCGVKEDMEKNYQQAFQLYCNALRYFIPILMDESDPQKKRHLRLRINEYINRADKLKQLCVDKSTANEDNHQQLKEHRQLLIRQQSTNSFPYAELRSLSKSTFDMASGLEMGEIGEQYYAEGNYSLALEKYKACLGILVQVLSKEPPGRRRELLYKQIQIWMKQAECTKGLLATKDMQETIKSAETTDQCRLS; encoded by the exons atggCGCTACCTAAATTAGATGATTACacgattattgaaaaaatcggAACTGGAAGTTACGCAACTGTTTATAAGGCGGTAAAAAAG gataACCGCTGCGTGGTTGCACTTAAATGTGTAGACAGCTCAACACTTTCGAAATCGGCGATCGATAATCTAATTACAGAGATAAACTTGTTAAAAGTGTTAAAACATGAACACATTGTTGAGATGAAAGACTTTTTTTGGGGCGAAGG ACGTATATACATCGTTATGGAATACTGTGATGCTGGAGATCTATCGACGTTcataaagagaaaaaataatttaccagAAAAAGTGTGCCGTAAATTTTTGCAGCAGCTTGCACTTGCACTCAAGTATTTGCGCTCTAACAATGTATGCCACATGGATTTAAAACCACAAAATCTTTTACTTATTAGAAAACCCACATTAAGACTAAAAGTCGGAG ATTTTGGTTTCGCTCAATATTTATCCACCGACGAACATAAGTTCGCAATCCGTGGATCACCACTTTATATGGCACCTGAAATATTGCTTCGTCGAGAATACGATGTGCGTGTCGATTTATGGAGCGTTGGAGTTATTATGTATGAATGTTTGTTTGGTAAAGCGCCGTATTCTAGCAATACTTTTGAAGAATTAGctgagaaaattaaaagttgcCGTTCTATTGAG ATACCAAAAGGATCGTACGTTTCAAATGAATGTAACGATTTACTACAATCACTGCTAAAACACGATCCCGAAGAACGGATAAGTTTCGACAACTTTTTCGGTCATGAGTTTTTGGATCTCGAACATGCGCCGACGCAAGAAAACTACGAAAAAGCTGTTGCTTTGATACAATGCGGCGTGAAAGAAgatatggaaaaaaattaccaacaaGCATTTCAACTTTACTGCAATGCGCTTCGCTACTTTATACCAATACTGATGG ACGAATCAGATCCGCAGAAGAAAAGACATCTGAGATTACGTATCAACGAATATATAAATCGTGCAGATAAGCTTAAGCAATTATGTGTGGATAAAAGTACAGCCAATGAAGATAATCATCAACAGTTGAAGGAGCATAGGCAATTATTGATAAGACAACAATCAACAAATTCATTTCCTTATGCAGAATTAC GAAGTTTGAGCAAAAGCACATTTGACATGGCGTCGGGTCTTGAAATGGGCGAAATTGGGGAGCAGTACTACGCAGAAGGAAACTATAGTCTGGCCCTAGAGAAGTACAAAGCTTGTTTAGGGATTCTTGTGCAAGTTCTCAGCAAAGAACCGCCTGGAAGAAGGAGAGAACTTCTTTATAAACAG ATTCAAATATGGATGAAACAGGCTGAGTGTACAAAGGGACTTCTTGCGACCAAAGACATGCAAGAAACGATCAAATCTGCTGAAACTACCGATCAATGTCGACTGTCTtag